A single genomic interval of Candidatus Afararchaeum irisae harbors:
- a CDS encoding transposase: MVQTLQQNLRGLSADEYEVLRSMSHLSKNLYNKTLYEVRQYYFDNGEYLNYYDAYDQLKTNWNYEVLPSQVAQQTMKQVDRGFKSFFKLVEKQRENKYDADVSPPSYLPKDGFYTLEFPSQSFQVKDDHIRLGIPYSYRDEFDCDLTEIKIPFTYEDVQEANVKRVQILPRADAQYFEYRVLYEQDVEEIETVEGSWLGIDLGVDNLATCVDHRGRSFIVDGRHLKSQNRWFNKRIAHYQSIKDKQGIDGTTQRIEKLHQQRRYAINDYLNKAVRLITDYCIEHHIDTVYVGDGKGWKQNVNLGDKTNQNFVQIPFDKLKQKLKHKLEARGITFELVPESHTSKCSFYDEEPVEHHEEYVGERVTRGLFEASDGTRYNADVNGAVNMARKATGKPNSELFSSEEGVERAVDAPQRISLSDLEQSWTLKETSLEAPPLTSEPTRASE; this comes from the coding sequence ATGGTTCAGACGCTCCAGCAAAACCTTCGTGGGCTATCCGCCGACGAGTACGAGGTACTACGGAGCATGAGCCATCTCTCGAAAAACCTCTACAATAAAACGCTCTACGAAGTCCGACAGTACTACTTCGACAACGGCGAGTACCTCAACTACTACGATGCCTACGACCAGTTGAAGACCAACTGGAACTACGAGGTGCTCCCAAGTCAAGTCGCTCAACAGACGATGAAACAAGTCGATAGAGGGTTCAAGTCCTTCTTCAAGCTCGTAGAGAAGCAACGAGAAAACAAGTACGACGCCGACGTAAGTCCTCCATCGTACCTGCCGAAAGATGGATTCTACACGCTGGAGTTCCCGTCGCAATCGTTCCAAGTCAAAGACGACCATATTCGCCTCGGTATCCCGTACTCGTACCGCGACGAGTTCGATTGTGACCTGACAGAAATCAAAATTCCGTTCACGTACGAAGACGTGCAAGAAGCGAACGTCAAACGTGTACAAATCCTACCACGAGCTGATGCACAGTACTTCGAGTACCGTGTCTTGTACGAGCAAGACGTAGAGGAAATCGAGACGGTCGAAGGGTCGTGGCTCGGTATCGACCTTGGAGTGGACAATCTGGCGACGTGTGTTGACCATCGAGGTCGTTCATTCATCGTGGATGGACGACACCTCAAATCTCAAAATCGATGGTTCAACAAGCGCATCGCCCACTACCAGTCCATCAAGGACAAGCAAGGTATCGACGGCACGACCCAACGCATTGAAAAACTGCACCAGCAGCGCCGGTACGCCATCAACGACTACCTCAACAAAGCCGTTCGACTCATCACTGATTACTGCATCGAACACCATATCGACACAGTGTACGTTGGTGATGGGAAGGGCTGGAAGCAAAATGTGAATCTCGGCGATAAGACGAATCAGAACTTCGTCCAGATTCCATTCGATAAGCTCAAGCAGAAACTCAAGCACAAGCTCGAAGCTCGTGGTATTACGTTCGAGTTAGTGCCTGAATCCCACACGTCAAAATGCTCGTTCTACGACGAGGAACCTGTTGAACATCACGAGGAGTACGTTGGTGAGCGAGTTACGCGAGGCTTGTTCGAGGCGTCGGATGGTACTCGATACAATGCTGATGTAAACGGTGCAGTGAACATGGCTCGAAAAGCCACAGGTAAGCCCAATTCAGAACTTTTCAGTTCTGAGGAGGGTGTAGAGCGGGCTGTGGACGCCCCACAGCGAATAAGCCTCTCCGACTTGGAACAGAGTTGGACTCTGAAGGAAACTTCGCTGGAAGCCCCGCCCTTAACGAGCGAGCCCACCAGGGCAAGCGAGTAG
- a CDS encoding PQQ-binding-like beta-propeller repeat protein: protein MSDRTQRTRRWFLKATSVGIAGIAGCMGGGGDGDGTNDSQPQNQTDTNQNETQPVENVTDTDQNETETQTQEAENESETDDAAQEAPAVEDRWLSFQKNSSNSGYNPATQIPPKFPERDWSFSIGSEVTGTPVVDDSVLYIGGTDGTVYAYNATIGNQRWSVSLGDEIRASPAVSQDGSTV from the coding sequence ATGTCGGACAGAACTCAGCGAACGCGCAGATGGTTTCTGAAAGCCACTTCTGTCGGAATAGCGGGTATAGCGGGATGCATGGGTGGCGGTGGGGATGGAGATGGGACGAACGACTCACAGCCTCAGAACCAGACTGACACGAACCAGAACGAGACACAGCCTGTCGAGAATGTGACTGACACGGATCAGAATGAAACAGAGACACAGACACAGGAGGCGGAGAACGAGTCTGAGACCGACGACGCGGCTCAGGAGGCTCCCGCCGTCGAGGACAGATGGCTGTCGTTCCAGAAGAACTCTTCTAACTCGGGATACAACCCCGCGACACAGATACCTCCTAAGTTCCCCGAGAGAGACTGGTCGTTCTCGATAGGTAGTGAGGTCACCGGCACTCCCGTAGTCGACGACTCGGTACTCTACATAGGAGGCACAGACGGAACGGTCTATGCCTACAACGCCACGATAGGAAACCAGAGATGGAGCGTCAGCCTCGGCGACGAGATAAGAGCCTCTCCCGCAGTCAGCCAAGACGGCTCGACGGTCT
- a CDS encoding PQQ-binding-like beta-propeller repeat protein, with protein LGDEIRASPAVSQDGSTVYAGTVGGDLYAIDSSNGTPEWEFSTRDEIHTAPAVYDGTVYIGSTDGRVYAVDAESGEEAWNSNQQYAVRVSPAVDESGVYTASDIGQVISFTMDGSMRWGKSYEIEAAPTLGDDSLYVGSTDGSLYSLSKNDGSENWSFETGDKILTSPALAEGVVYFGSLDGSLYAVDAESGEEVWSFSAGSEIRSSPAVTAETVCFGSSNGNIYAVSRDDASEVWSLKTRYGTRSSPAVVGERVFLGNQNGNLFSITGSF; from the coding sequence CTCGGCGACGAGATAAGAGCCTCTCCCGCAGTCAGCCAAGACGGCTCGACGGTCTATGCCGGAACAGTCGGAGGCGACCTCTACGCCATCGACAGTTCCAACGGCACTCCTGAGTGGGAGTTCTCGACACGTGACGAGATACATACAGCACCCGCTGTCTACGACGGAACAGTCTACATAGGGAGCACCGACGGACGTGTCTACGCCGTCGACGCCGAGTCGGGTGAGGAAGCCTGGAACAGCAACCAGCAGTACGCAGTCCGCGTCTCGCCCGCGGTCGACGAGTCGGGTGTCTACACCGCAAGCGACATCGGTCAGGTAATTTCGTTCACTATGGACGGAAGTATGAGATGGGGTAAGAGCTACGAGATAGAGGCAGCACCTACTCTCGGAGACGACAGCCTGTATGTCGGAAGTACCGACGGTAGCCTCTACTCCCTGTCGAAGAACGACGGCTCCGAGAACTGGAGCTTTGAGACGGGGGACAAGATTCTTACTTCACCCGCCTTAGCCGAGGGGGTCGTCTACTTCGGGAGCCTCGACGGAAGCCTCTACGCAGTTGACGCCGAGTCGGGAGAAGAGGTCTGGAGCTTCTCCGCGGGGAGTGAGATAAGATCCTCGCCTGCTGTTACGGCTGAGACCGTCTGTTTCGGAAGCTCCAACGGAAATATATATGCGGTGTCGAGAGACGACGCGTCGGAGGTCTGGAGTCTCAAGACACGTTACGGCACGAGGTCGTCGCCCGCTGTGGTAGGAGAAAGAGTCTTTCTCGGAAACCAGAACGGCAATCTCTTCTCTATAACCGGCAGCTTCTAG
- a CDS encoding YeeE/YedE family protein, whose amino-acid sequence MAIGLGGLVLSVVVGTAIGVFMQKGRFCFVHALRDFIAFKDSRVTKGVVSAIGVTMLLWAGVATVMGGANWWTSSISLFGIIGGIIFGVSMTYAGGCASGTLYRAGEGYVQFWITLVFMGVGYIVYSVLFPTLSPIKSSLTFAEGFSLFEMGLPPIVMGVIGAGAIVVAYVVLVGRKVADSGAGISGAESAQANMGVFAAGWNSFSQGTKSYVSGFFDSDKSFAQRMKDPWSAKTAGIGIGFVSIPWFAYMNTIDGYSGAYIAMTGPEVGWLALILNPVVDLQNVSFTGPFGYIAAFYQKNLSMGPSNAVVPGAIAPPMLLVASLVFGAFLASLWSGEFDIRMPKMKRVPNAVVGGLGMGIGSRMIPGCNIANMYSGLAQLTMNAVVGTVGMVIGVYIMTHWMYRDIGCEL is encoded by the coding sequence ATGGCAATAGGATTAGGGGGACTCGTACTTTCGGTAGTCGTCGGAACAGCTATCGGGGTGTTCATGCAGAAGGGGAGGTTCTGTTTCGTACACGCCCTGAGAGACTTCATCGCCTTCAAGGACTCACGTGTCACCAAGGGAGTCGTCTCGGCGATAGGCGTCACTATGCTCCTCTGGGCAGGTGTCGCCACGGTTATGGGAGGCGCGAACTGGTGGACTTCGTCGATATCGCTCTTCGGCATCATAGGAGGCATAATCTTCGGCGTCTCGATGACATATGCCGGGGGATGTGCGAGCGGAACACTCTACCGTGCAGGAGAGGGATACGTCCAGTTCTGGATAACACTCGTCTTCATGGGTGTCGGATACATAGTTTACAGCGTTCTGTTCCCGACTCTCTCGCCTATCAAGTCATCACTCACGTTCGCGGAGGGATTCTCACTCTTCGAGATGGGACTTCCGCCGATAGTCATGGGAGTGATAGGAGCCGGAGCGATCGTCGTGGCTTACGTCGTCTTAGTCGGAAGAAAAGTCGCCGACTCGGGAGCGGGCATCTCGGGTGCTGAGTCGGCACAGGCTAACATGGGAGTCTTCGCCGCGGGATGGAACAGTTTCAGTCAGGGAACTAAGTCGTACGTCTCTGGCTTCTTCGACTCCGACAAGAGCTTCGCACAGAGGATGAAAGACCCGTGGAGTGCCAAGACGGCGGGAATCGGAATCGGATTCGTGAGCATACCGTGGTTCGCCTACATGAACACGATAGACGGCTACTCGGGTGCGTACATAGCGATGACAGGACCCGAGGTCGGCTGGCTAGCACTCATACTCAACCCGGTAGTCGACCTCCAGAATGTCTCGTTCACAGGACCTTTCGGATACATAGCGGCGTTCTACCAGAAAAATCTCTCGATGGGTCCGTCTAACGCCGTAGTCCCGGGTGCTATAGCACCACCGATGCTCCTAGTCGCCTCACTCGTCTTCGGAGCTTTCTTAGCCTCGCTCTGGAGCGGCGAGTTCGACATAAGGATGCCTAAGATGAAACGCGTCCCGAACGCCGTCGTGGGTGGTCTGGGTATGGGCATAGGTTCGAGGATGATACCCGGCTGTAACATAGCCAACATGTACTCGGGTCTCGCTCAGCTTACGATGAACGCAGTCGTCGGAACCGTCGGAATGGTGATAGGTGTCTATATAATGACCCACTGGATGTACAGAGACATAGGCTGTGAGCTCTAG
- a CDS encoding sulfurtransferase TusA family protein codes for MSPTEITKDEADEIDADMEIDVTGEVCPYPQLEAKKAMKKLSPGETFVEVTDHVDSVENVPEVVGDDGDVKYWDNDGTFHLYVTMA; via the coding sequence ATGTCTCCGACAGAGATTACCAAGGATGAGGCAGACGAGATAGACGCAGACATGGAGATAGACGTAACAGGAGAGGTATGTCCGTATCCCCAGCTTGAGGCGAAGAAGGCTATGAAGAAGCTGTCGCCGGGAGAGACATTCGTCGAGGTAACCGACCACGTCGACTCGGTCGAGAACGTTCCCGAAGTAGTCGGTGACGACGGCGATGTCAAGTACTGGGACAACGACGGCACGTTCCACCTCTACGTCACGATGGCGTAG
- a CDS encoding alpha/beta fold hydrolase, with the protein MHTRRRFLGLVGGTALTASVAGCTGGSEAEIEPETVSLTASDGVGIEATYYASDEETPPAVVLAHQLGGDRSQWGDFPRLLAHEGFSVVSVDLRGHGESEGDWQSFEEADFRGMVNDVAAAESYLFERGADDSRTGMAGASIGANTVLDYVSEGDPDALLLLSPAKSYRGIDVVEEAETYDKPALVGYFSEDRSEAARNEAGSIGESLGAKVEEYEGEGHGVDALDIEGKPQEYVDWLSSNLSLDD; encoded by the coding sequence ATGCACACGAGACGTAGATTCCTCGGCTTGGTCGGGGGAACAGCTCTGACAGCTTCGGTGGCTGGATGTACAGGAGGATCGGAAGCCGAGATAGAGCCCGAGACGGTGTCTCTGACGGCGTCGGACGGTGTTGGTATAGAGGCTACCTACTACGCTTCCGACGAAGAGACTCCGCCGGCTGTCGTACTTGCTCACCAGCTCGGCGGCGACAGGAGTCAGTGGGGAGACTTCCCGAGACTCCTCGCTCACGAAGGCTTCAGCGTAGTCTCTGTCGACCTGAGAGGACACGGCGAGAGCGAGGGTGACTGGCAGAGCTTCGAGGAGGCTGACTTCAGAGGCATGGTCAACGACGTCGCGGCGGCGGAGTCTTATCTCTTCGAGAGGGGAGCCGACGACTCCCGAACCGGAATGGCGGGTGCTAGCATAGGTGCCAACACGGTTCTCGACTACGTCTCTGAGGGCGACCCCGACGCACTCCTCCTCCTGTCACCCGCGAAGTCGTACAGGGGGATAGATGTCGTTGAGGAGGCTGAGACATACGACAAGCCGGCACTCGTGGGATACTTCTCGGAGGACAGATCCGAAGCCGCGAGAAACGAGGCGGGAAGCATCGGCGAGTCTCTGGGAGCGAAGGTCGAGGAGTACGAAGGAGAGGGACACGGCGTCGACGCACTTGACATAGAGGGAAAGCCTCAGGAGTACGTCGACTGGCTCTCGTCGAACTTGAGCTTAGACGACTAA
- a CDS encoding magnesium transporter encodes MSVSSSWDVRRLVGSTFPLLVVLSALEMGSGVILKGLRRSYLQNPSLLVLVPVMIGMGGNLGSMLSSRLSTSLHLGTMRLDPRDPAVASNIVAVFGLALTVFVLLGFSTYGLSITVIGGSLSLATVLTVSVVSGTVLASVVVVVSLVATYLAYVTGVDPDDVVIPVVTNVCDILGVVILTAVVVLVV; translated from the coding sequence ATGTCGGTGTCCTCGTCGTGGGACGTCCGAAGGCTAGTGGGCTCTACTTTTCCGCTCCTCGTCGTCCTGTCGGCTCTCGAAATGGGCTCGGGGGTGATACTCAAAGGTCTCCGGAGGTCTTACCTACAGAACCCTTCGCTACTCGTCTTAGTTCCCGTCATGATAGGCATGGGGGGAAACCTCGGCTCTATGCTGTCGTCACGTCTCTCGACAAGTCTCCATCTCGGAACCATGAGGCTCGACCCACGTGATCCGGCTGTGGCGTCGAACATAGTCGCTGTCTTCGGGCTAGCCCTGACTGTCTTCGTTCTCCTCGGCTTCTCTACGTACGGTCTGAGCATAACAGTCATAGGCGGAAGTCTGAGCCTCGCAACAGTCCTCACGGTCTCTGTGGTGAGCGGAACCGTACTCGCGTCGGTTGTAGTAGTGGTGAGTCTCGTGGCGACATACCTCGCTTACGTCACGGGTGTCGACCCCGACGACGTCGTAATACCCGTTGTGACCAACGTCTGTGACATACTCGGAGTCGTGATACTCACCGCCGTGGTGGTCTTAGTCGTCTAA